A genomic segment from Roseibium algicola encodes:
- the cobU gene encoding bifunctional adenosylcobinamide kinase/adenosylcobinamide-phosphate guanylyltransferase yields MTHSNGERTTLVLGGARSGKSRFAEKLVHETGLQKIYIATGAAHDDEMASRIAAHKDQRGPSWLTVEEQLELAAVLENECRQDRVVLVDCLTLWLSNLLFASKDIPAETARLCAVLKDLQGPCVFVSNEVGMGIVPENRLSRSFRDVQGRLNQDMAHRCQQVVFVAAGLPILLKPTSQPDIKL; encoded by the coding sequence ATGACGCATTCAAACGGCGAGAGGACAACGCTGGTCCTCGGCGGTGCCCGCTCCGGAAAAAGCCGGTTCGCGGAAAAGCTTGTCCATGAAACCGGTCTGCAAAAAATCTATATCGCGACTGGTGCTGCCCACGACGATGAAATGGCCAGCCGGATCGCCGCTCATAAAGATCAACGCGGCCCGTCCTGGCTCACCGTGGAAGAACAGCTCGAACTTGCAGCGGTGCTTGAAAACGAATGCAGGCAAGACCGGGTGGTTCTTGTTGACTGCCTGACCCTGTGGCTGTCGAACCTGCTGTTTGCAAGCAAGGACATCCCCGCCGAAACGGCGCGGCTTTGCGCGGTTCTGAAGGATCTTCAAGGGCCGTGCGTCTTCGTTTCCAACGAAGTAGGTATGGGTATCGTGCCGGAGAACCGTCTGTCGAGGTCGTTCCGCGATGTGCAGGGACGACTGAACCAGGATATGGCGCATAGGTGCCAACAGGTCGTCTTCGTTGCTGCGGGCCTGCCGATACTTTTGAAACCCACATCACAACCGGATATCAAATTATGA
- a CDS encoding cupin-like domain-containing protein, which produces MSGDNTHTIATVTAAPGYAEFLEAYCDKEQPLLIKGLAKNWPARERWQSGRLRAELHTLPKVRDRGVFFVSRSPVLEQDIEMPEFLKEILASDRIMQDSVAWRFWINSRNNRTEFHYDTNAENVITVQVKGRKEWVLVSPETPLPCYPFTNFSLLKDEQRLLRNKRFYKFDLEEGDLLYLPPHWYHRVVAKEDENININWTFTKRETSVISKEFKRDMERCGLLHSFKNSDSALVRRCYETAIRALPNVGGIGWGLKSFISSPYKPSRGTLVSRFFKELLQIPNTLLTLPNVRSTLKKVDKT; this is translated from the coding sequence ATGAGCGGCGACAACACGCACACCATTGCCACCGTAACCGCAGCGCCAGGTTATGCCGAATTTCTTGAAGCCTACTGCGACAAGGAACAGCCCCTGCTGATCAAGGGATTGGCGAAAAACTGGCCCGCGCGGGAAAGGTGGCAATCCGGCCGATTACGAGCAGAGCTTCATACGCTGCCAAAGGTCCGCGACAGAGGTGTCTTTTTCGTCAGCCGCTCACCGGTACTGGAACAAGATATCGAGATGCCGGAATTCCTGAAGGAGATCCTCGCATCCGACCGGATAATGCAAGATTCCGTTGCCTGGAGATTCTGGATCAACAGCAGGAACAACCGGACTGAGTTTCACTACGATACCAACGCCGAGAATGTCATCACCGTTCAGGTGAAGGGTCGTAAGGAATGGGTACTGGTTTCCCCCGAAACACCGTTACCGTGCTACCCGTTCACCAACTTCTCTCTGCTGAAAGACGAACAGCGACTGCTGCGAAACAAGCGATTCTACAAATTCGATCTGGAGGAAGGTGATCTTCTCTATCTGCCTCCCCATTGGTACCACCGGGTGGTTGCCAAGGAAGACGAGAACATCAACATCAATTGGACTTTCACGAAACGCGAAACCTCGGTCATCTCGAAGGAATTCAAGCGTGACATGGAGCGGTGCGGCCTGCTGCATTCATTCAAGAACAGTGATTCCGCGCTGGTTCGGCGCTGTTACGAAACCGCTATCCGCGCCCTTCCAAATGTTGGCGGTATTGGCTGGGGTCTCAAATCGTTCATTTCATCGCCCTACAAGCCAAGCCGCGGAACATTGGTCAGCCGCTTCTTCAAGGAATTGCTGCAAATACCGAATACGCTGCTGACACTTCCAAACGTTCGCTCAACGCTGAAAAAGGTCGACAAGACCTAA
- a CDS encoding SIS domain-containing protein: MIEASTMATPTHMRREIEEIPDAARRLLADGHPLIRDIAKKAGAPVFLASVARGSSDHAATFLKYASEIYLGLAMASLGPSVSSVYGGKVKLGQALVIAISQSGASPDSLSVVESATEQGAFTVGFTNTSGSELAKLSSAAIDICAGPERSVAATKTFVNSVLAGLLLLAEIGADKELLDALAALPEHFEKAIDKDWRALAKPIEQRGSLYVIGRGPGLAIANEAALKFKETCQIHAEAYSSAEVMHGPVSIVENGYPILALGVRDAAEEGLAQAADRMVDQGGSVFATTDNVERAEKLAFQATGHPLTDALVQIVSFYAFIEWFARQRGFNPDVPKHLKKVTQTV, encoded by the coding sequence ATGATTGAAGCAAGTACCATGGCCACGCCGACGCACATGCGCCGGGAAATCGAAGAAATCCCGGACGCTGCGCGCCGTCTGTTGGCCGATGGACACCCGTTGATCCGCGACATTGCAAAGAAGGCAGGCGCGCCGGTGTTCCTGGCAAGCGTCGCTCGGGGTTCTTCAGACCACGCCGCAACGTTTCTCAAGTATGCCTCGGAGATCTACCTTGGTCTTGCCATGGCCTCTCTCGGCCCATCCGTTTCCTCGGTTTATGGTGGCAAGGTCAAGCTGGGCCAGGCTCTTGTGATTGCAATTTCCCAGTCCGGTGCCAGCCCGGACAGTCTCTCGGTTGTGGAAAGTGCAACTGAGCAGGGGGCTTTCACGGTAGGGTTTACCAACACGTCGGGAAGTGAACTGGCAAAGCTTTCCAGCGCCGCCATCGATATCTGCGCAGGTCCTGAGCGTAGCGTCGCAGCGACCAAGACCTTCGTCAATTCCGTCTTGGCGGGCCTGCTGCTTTTGGCGGAAATCGGAGCTGACAAGGAATTGCTCGACGCGTTGGCTGCCTTGCCGGAGCACTTTGAAAAAGCAATCGACAAGGACTGGCGCGCGCTTGCCAAGCCGATCGAGCAGCGGGGTTCGCTTTATGTCATTGGACGTGGACCTGGTCTGGCAATCGCAAATGAAGCTGCGCTGAAATTCAAGGAAACCTGCCAGATCCATGCGGAGGCTTATTCCTCCGCCGAGGTAATGCACGGTCCTGTCTCGATCGTCGAAAACGGTTACCCGATCCTGGCACTTGGTGTGCGCGATGCAGCCGAAGAGGGGCTTGCCCAGGCTGCGGATCGCATGGTGGACCAGGGCGGAAGTGTTTTTGCAACGACCGACAACGTGGAGCGGGCGGAAAAGCTGGCGTTCCAGGCAACCGGGCATCCATTGACCGACGCCTTGGTGCAGATTGTTTCTTTCTACGCCTTCATCGAATGGTTTGCACGGCAGCGCGGTTTCAATCCGGACGTTCCCAAGCACCTGAAGAAAGTCACCCAGACCGTATGA
- a CDS encoding copper homeostasis protein CutC — translation MTRIPLEVCVDTLEGAWTAAENGADRIELCAALSEGGLTPSQGFMVAAARLPVPVYAMIRPRSGNFEYSDLEKALMLRDIHAAEKAGLAGIVIGAVDSQHNLDRDFLAASIKGTRLPATLHRAIDTARDYEKAIEDAITLGFERVLTSGQASKAEHGLSLLQQAVNVAAGRISIMAGSGVTAANASQILKRSGVQELHASCSSVKPLLDPQDLETRLGFVSEAGIKDTDGNVVQALRRAMDQFTEAAA, via the coding sequence GTGACCAGGATCCCCCTCGAGGTATGTGTAGACACCCTCGAAGGCGCCTGGACGGCAGCCGAAAACGGCGCTGACCGAATTGAATTATGCGCAGCTCTGTCCGAAGGCGGCCTGACCCCTTCCCAGGGGTTCATGGTGGCCGCGGCCAGACTACCGGTTCCCGTCTACGCGATGATCCGCCCCCGATCCGGTAATTTTGAGTACTCGGACCTGGAAAAGGCCTTGATGCTGCGCGACATCCACGCGGCTGAAAAAGCAGGTCTTGCGGGAATCGTGATCGGGGCAGTCGACAGCCAGCACAATCTCGATCGAGACTTTCTGGCGGCATCCATTAAAGGCACCAGACTGCCGGCAACTTTGCACCGGGCCATCGACACCGCACGCGACTACGAAAAAGCGATTGAAGACGCGATCACGCTCGGTTTCGAACGCGTGCTGACCTCTGGACAGGCCAGCAAAGCAGAACATGGCCTTTCACTGCTTCAGCAGGCGGTCAATGTCGCTGCAGGGCGGATTTCCATTATGGCAGGATCGGGTGTCACCGCCGCCAATGCTTCCCAAATTCTCAAACGATCCGGCGTGCAGGAACTGCATGCGTCCTGTTCTTCCGTGAAGCCCTTGCTGGATCCGCAGGACCTGGAAACGCGCCTCGGCTTCGTTTCCGAGGCAGGCATCAAGGACACCGATGGAAACGTCGTCCAGGCACTTCGCCGTGCCATGGACCAATTTACGGAGGCCGCAGCATGA
- a CDS encoding N-acetylmuramic acid 6-phosphate etherase, with translation MNLPTTEDRDPISIGLSKKSDEDVLSLLLQRQKDALNATETAIPEIAKAAEALQTVTVSGGKIGYAGAGSAGLTALADCLELPGTFGFPVERMRMLYAGGAANLLHLAGTYEDDEEAGFADFQKSGLGEGDILIAVSASGSTPYTLGTFRGAQSAGTKTVALANNPDTPLLRQADFPIFLKTPPEIIAGSTRLGAASAQKAALNMISTLVALRLGHAVRGHMVNLVADNEKLRQRAYRILQDLTGCTAETAAEKLEQAQGRVKVAVLMIREGLDAESAEMSLNEHSGNLRPFL, from the coding sequence ATGAATTTGCCGACGACCGAAGACCGCGATCCGATTTCCATTGGCCTGTCCAAAAAGTCTGATGAAGACGTCCTGTCGCTGCTGCTGCAACGGCAGAAAGATGCGCTGAATGCCACCGAAACGGCCATTCCGGAGATCGCAAAAGCCGCCGAAGCACTTCAGACAGTCACTGTTTCAGGTGGAAAAATCGGTTATGCCGGTGCCGGCAGTGCCGGACTGACAGCCCTGGCGGATTGCCTGGAATTGCCGGGAACGTTCGGCTTTCCCGTTGAGCGCATGCGCATGCTCTATGCCGGGGGGGCTGCAAACCTGCTTCACCTTGCCGGCACATATGAGGACGACGAGGAAGCCGGCTTCGCTGACTTTCAAAAATCAGGCCTTGGAGAAGGAGATATCCTGATTGCAGTTTCTGCAAGTGGATCAACTCCTTATACTCTTGGCACGTTCAGAGGTGCACAGTCGGCAGGCACAAAAACCGTTGCATTGGCAAACAATCCTGACACTCCCCTCCTCCGTCAGGCGGATTTTCCTATCTTCCTGAAAACGCCTCCTGAAATCATCGCAGGCTCTACACGTCTCGGAGCGGCAAGCGCCCAAAAAGCCGCACTCAACATGATCTCTACATTGGTGGCACTGAGGCTTGGACACGCAGTTCGTGGTCACATGGTCAACCTAGTTGCGGACAATGAAAAACTGCGCCAGCGCGCTTATCGCATCCTTCAGGATCTGACGGGCTGTACGGCAGAAACTGCAGCGGAAAAGCTCGAGCAGGCCCAAGGCAGAGTGAAGGTTGCGGTTCTCATGATTCGAGAAGGCCTCGACGCGGAAAGCGCCGAAATGTCGCTCAACGAACACAGCGGAAACTTGCGTCCTTTCCTTTGA
- the cobW gene encoding cobalamin biosynthesis protein CobW has translation MTTSSLQPGAKIPATIVTGFLGAGKTTLIRNLLTNANGKRIALIVNEFGDMGFDGSLVNGCADPDCAAEEVVELTNGCICCTVADDFLPTMEMLLARDNPPEHIVIETSGLALPQPLVRAFSWPSVKPKVTVDGVVTVLDAAALAEGRIALDEDALAAQRAADEALDHDSPVEELFHDQLRCADLVVLNKADLVSEDALKQVHEKIAADVRPAVHVVTSEKGTLPIEVLLGRGSAAEDDMADRHEHHHHHDDHDHDHDDDDHDHHHDDHHHDHHHHDDFESHVLAVSSFASLKDAEAKVLEAMAQKGVLRIKGAVKIEGKAAPAMVQAVGPRVETWFAAGAESSGRLVVIGLKGLDLTAVRGLLGELTAAA, from the coding sequence ATGACCACTTCATCCCTGCAGCCGGGCGCAAAAATTCCGGCAACGATCGTCACTGGGTTTCTCGGAGCAGGCAAGACCACGTTGATCCGCAATTTGCTTACCAATGCCAATGGCAAACGCATTGCCCTTATCGTCAACGAGTTTGGGGACATGGGCTTCGACGGTTCCCTGGTGAATGGATGCGCTGATCCCGATTGCGCCGCGGAAGAAGTGGTTGAGCTTACCAATGGCTGCATATGTTGCACCGTTGCCGACGATTTCCTGCCAACCATGGAAATGCTGCTCGCGCGGGACAATCCGCCGGAGCATATCGTTATCGAAACCTCCGGCCTGGCTCTGCCGCAGCCGCTCGTTCGGGCCTTCTCCTGGCCGAGCGTCAAGCCGAAGGTAACGGTAGATGGTGTTGTCACGGTGCTGGATGCTGCAGCACTCGCCGAAGGCCGGATCGCACTTGATGAAGATGCACTTGCCGCGCAGCGTGCCGCCGACGAGGCTCTTGATCATGACAGTCCTGTTGAAGAACTCTTCCACGACCAATTGCGTTGCGCAGACCTCGTCGTTCTGAACAAGGCTGATCTCGTCTCTGAAGACGCCTTGAAGCAGGTGCATGAGAAAATCGCCGCCGATGTTCGTCCGGCGGTTCATGTGGTGACATCCGAAAAAGGCACGCTTCCGATTGAAGTTCTGCTCGGCAGGGGCTCTGCTGCCGAGGACGACATGGCTGATCGGCACGAGCATCACCACCATCATGATGACCACGACCACGATCACGATGATGATGATCATGATCATCACCATGACGACCATCATCACGATCATCACCATCACGACGATTTTGAAAGTCACGTGCTGGCAGTCTCGTCTTTCGCCAGCCTGAAAGATGCAGAGGCAAAGGTTCTGGAAGCCATGGCGCAAAAAGGCGTCCTGCGTATCAAGGGGGCTGTAAAAATCGAGGGCAAGGCAGCGCCTGCAATGGTTCAAGCTGTCGGACCGCGTGTCGAAACCTGGTTCGCCGCCGGCGCCGAGAGCAGCGGCAGACTGGTCGTGATCGGTTTGAAAGGCCTCGACCTGACTGCGGTTCGTGGCCTGCTGGGTGAATTGACGGCTGCTGCCTGA
- a CDS encoding ROK family protein, with product MTTCFDIGGSFIRHGELQADGTVAEKGRVATPGTDWQAFVDAIADCSGSDGSPISISLAGAFDTRSGIADVANIPCLHKRPVRSDLETALKRPVAITNDANAFALAEAVDGTGRGKPVVFGIILGSGVGGGLVVNGTLVTGYGGIAGEWGHGPIMDPTAGGQLKGIEHYPCGCGQTGCIDAICSARGMEKIHRSLHGLDLASKDITAAWHAGDAAATQTLDAFTTLLSRALSAFVNTLGPDVIPVSGGLSNDLVLLDVIDRKTRDLVLADYSEPLVIKGEFAANGGLHGAGIVARTLIKEAAR from the coding sequence ATGACCACCTGTTTTGATATTGGCGGCTCCTTCATCCGACATGGAGAGCTCCAAGCGGATGGAACCGTTGCGGAAAAAGGCCGGGTAGCGACACCCGGAACTGACTGGCAGGCGTTTGTAGACGCGATTGCCGACTGCTCCGGGTCGGATGGATCTCCTATCTCGATTTCGCTTGCAGGCGCCTTTGATACCCGCAGCGGCATCGCGGATGTGGCCAACATCCCTTGCCTGCATAAACGACCCGTGCGATCGGATCTGGAAACCGCCCTCAAACGTCCCGTCGCCATTACAAATGACGCCAATGCTTTTGCGCTTGCCGAAGCCGTCGACGGCACCGGACGGGGCAAGCCGGTCGTTTTCGGTATTATTCTCGGGTCTGGTGTCGGCGGCGGGCTCGTCGTCAATGGCACGCTTGTTACTGGTTATGGCGGCATCGCGGGTGAATGGGGTCACGGCCCCATCATGGACCCGACAGCTGGCGGGCAGTTGAAAGGTATTGAGCACTATCCCTGCGGCTGCGGCCAGACAGGATGCATCGACGCGATCTGCTCGGCCCGTGGCATGGAGAAGATCCACCGGTCACTGCATGGGCTGGATCTGGCAAGCAAGGATATTACTGCTGCCTGGCACGCCGGTGATGCAGCAGCCACACAAACGCTCGACGCCTTCACCACTCTGCTTTCGCGAGCGCTTTCCGCTTTCGTCAACACACTTGGTCCGGATGTCATACCGGTGAGTGGTGGCCTTTCGAACGATCTTGTTCTTCTCGACGTGATCGATCGAAAGACACGTGACCTTGTTCTTGCCGACTATAGCGAGCCACTCGTCATCAAGGGCGAATTTGCCGCCAATGGCGGCCTGCATGGTGCCGGCATCGTGGCCCGTACGCTCATCAAGGAGGCGGCCCGGTGA
- the nagA gene encoding N-acetylglucosamine-6-phosphate deacetylase yields MTSTTAYLCSRVFDGEKIHANAALLVEDGKVAGLLSADQVPVGVETVDLGDGILAPGLIDLQVNGGGGLMLGDAETVDDIERICAAHVSLGTTALTPTLITDTPEVTRKVVDLGIAAWSRGVKGFHGLHLEGPHLFAGRKGAHDPNLIRPLNREDMALYLRAARELPSLIMTVAPETVPPEQMRELADAGIHVSLGHSGATYRQCKTAVEAGASMVTHLFNAMSPLQHREPGLVGAALDLGALNVGIIADGVHVDPVAMRVALKSKTGPGRIFIVTDAMSQTGTDVTSFFLGGREIFRRDGTLTLEDGTLAGADIDLPASLKFLTGTLELPVESALAMATSDPADVLGRPLGRFEEGYPADFVQLGKAYEVEGVWIAGEQFSNM; encoded by the coding sequence ATGACCTCCACAACCGCCTACCTCTGCAGCCGGGTTTTCGATGGTGAGAAAATCCATGCGAATGCTGCCCTGCTTGTCGAAGATGGCAAGGTGGCTGGCCTTCTTTCGGCCGATCAGGTGCCCGTTGGCGTAGAGACTGTCGATCTTGGTGACGGCATTCTCGCACCGGGATTGATCGATCTGCAGGTCAATGGCGGCGGTGGCTTGATGCTGGGAGATGCGGAAACAGTCGACGATATCGAACGTATTTGTGCCGCCCATGTCAGCCTCGGGACAACAGCCCTGACACCGACTTTGATCACGGACACGCCTGAGGTGACGCGCAAAGTCGTTGATCTGGGAATTGCCGCATGGTCGCGGGGCGTGAAGGGGTTTCATGGTCTGCATCTCGAAGGGCCGCATCTGTTTGCGGGGCGCAAGGGCGCGCATGACCCGAATCTGATCCGGCCTTTGAACCGCGAAGATATGGCGCTTTACCTGCGCGCGGCGCGGGAATTGCCAAGCCTCATCATGACTGTGGCGCCGGAAACGGTGCCGCCAGAACAGATGCGGGAATTGGCTGACGCGGGAATTCACGTCAGTCTTGGCCACAGCGGAGCCACATACCGGCAGTGCAAGACAGCGGTTGAAGCGGGTGCTTCGATGGTCACCCATCTTTTTAACGCCATGAGCCCGTTGCAACACCGCGAACCCGGCCTTGTGGGCGCCGCGCTCGATCTGGGCGCGCTCAACGTGGGCATCATTGCTGATGGTGTCCATGTCGACCCGGTCGCGATGCGGGTCGCGCTCAAGTCAAAGACCGGTCCGGGCAGGATCTTTATCGTTACCGACGCCATGTCTCAGACGGGCACCGATGTTACGTCCTTCTTTCTCGGAGGTCGGGAAATCTTTCGCCGCGATGGCACATTGACCCTCGAAGACGGCACGCTTGCCGGCGCCGATATAGATTTGCCGGCGTCCTTGAAGTTTCTCACCGGTACACTCGAGCTTCCGGTTGAATCTGCTCTTGCAATGGCAACCAGTGATCCTGCGGACGTTCTCGGGCGCCCACTCGGTCGTTTCGAAGAAGGCTATCCGGCTGACTTCGTACAGCTTGGCAAAGCCTATGAGGTCGAGGGCGTATGGATTGCGGGAGAACAATTCTCGAATATGTAG
- a CDS encoding GntR family transcriptional regulator, with protein MTDFISLLENGDWLANSSGPRYLQLRRRIQQAIDDGVLKENEPLPSEREIASITDLSRVTVRKAVAGLVEDQVVVQKRGSGSFVAPKVHKVEQRLSSLTSFSEDMARRGLSASSEWLRRGLFPASPEEMFTLGLTSGQRVARVDRLRKADGTPMAIERASLSESVLPHPERVTTSLYAILRAAGLQPVRAIQRISARNLEPIDADILGVPAGSAGLKIERVSYLASGNVVEFTRSVYRGDAYDFIAELQISED; from the coding sequence ATGACTGACTTCATTTCCTTGCTGGAAAATGGTGACTGGTTGGCGAATTCCAGCGGTCCCCGATACCTGCAGCTGCGGCGGCGCATTCAGCAGGCTATTGACGACGGCGTGCTGAAGGAGAATGAGCCGCTTCCGTCTGAACGCGAGATTGCCTCCATTACGGATCTGTCCCGTGTGACGGTGCGCAAGGCAGTTGCAGGTCTTGTCGAGGATCAGGTCGTTGTCCAGAAGCGCGGCAGCGGATCCTTCGTTGCGCCCAAGGTGCACAAGGTTGAACAGCGCCTTTCCAGCCTGACGTCCTTTTCCGAGGATATGGCACGCCGTGGTCTTTCCGCCAGCAGCGAGTGGCTGCGCCGCGGACTGTTTCCAGCTTCGCCTGAAGAAATGTTCACGCTCGGTCTCACGTCCGGCCAGCGCGTTGCCCGCGTCGACAGGCTTCGCAAGGCAGACGGCACCCCGATGGCAATCGAGCGTGCCTCCCTTTCCGAGAGCGTCCTGCCTCACCCGGAGCGGGTCACCACGTCTCTTTATGCCATCCTGCGCGCGGCCGGCTTGCAGCCTGTCCGCGCTATCCAGCGCATTTCAGCCCGCAATCTTGAGCCTATCGATGCCGACATTCTCGGTGTGCCGGCCGGGTCTGCCGGGCTGAAAATAGAACGTGTGTCCTATCTCGCGTCCGGAAATGTCGTCGAATTCACCCGTTCCGTTTACCGCGGCGATGCATATGACTTCATCGCCGAACTTCAGATTTCGGAAGACTAA
- a CDS encoding Gfo/Idh/MocA family protein: MKTGYVGLGARIANVSNCLQEVSGDLDPCAYVDPTPAGLKHVEGKCGHSLTAYTDLDRMIRQEKLDLLMIGSPNFMHLDHLRTALKSDVRYIFCEKPVVVSEEETFELLSLMKEHGGSKRVLVGLVLRYSPLYTELQKSLKSGQIGKVVSIEASEHIGPYHGSFFMRDWRRYDRNSGGFMLEKCCHDLDLYQGITGCRPRFVSSFGGRKSFVPENRPDQDHTFPTPKIEGRVDPFTPRWGGGNADFDSDGDIIDYQTALIEYEDGANLCFHTNMYVPDEFRRFAVMGTKGMAEGDFIRNYYRVHDALTSACLMDKPQVVDASRHGHYGADEAMARDLDHYFRNGGHLPVSVLDALEAGLTAIKLDEARRTRSVIDLAETWQQFDSYGVA; the protein is encoded by the coding sequence ATGAAGACCGGCTATGTCGGACTGGGCGCGAGAATTGCCAATGTCAGCAACTGCCTGCAGGAGGTTTCAGGAGATCTTGATCCCTGCGCTTACGTCGACCCGACACCCGCCGGCCTCAAGCATGTCGAAGGCAAGTGCGGCCACAGTCTAACCGCCTACACTGATCTCGACAGGATGATCCGGCAGGAGAAACTAGACCTCCTGATGATCGGGTCTCCCAATTTCATGCACCTCGATCATCTGCGAACCGCGCTCAAATCCGATGTTCGCTACATCTTCTGTGAAAAGCCGGTTGTCGTCAGCGAAGAGGAAACCTTCGAACTCCTGTCCCTGATGAAGGAACATGGCGGATCGAAACGTGTCCTTGTCGGACTGGTGCTGCGATATTCGCCGCTCTACACCGAACTTCAGAAAAGTCTCAAGTCCGGCCAGATCGGCAAAGTGGTCTCGATAGAGGCGTCCGAGCACATCGGTCCGTACCACGGGTCATTCTTCATGCGCGACTGGCGCCGCTATGACCGGAATTCCGGCGGCTTCATGCTGGAGAAGTGCTGCCACGATCTGGATCTCTACCAGGGTATCACAGGTTGTCGGCCACGTTTCGTTTCCAGCTTCGGCGGACGGAAGAGCTTTGTTCCGGAGAACCGGCCGGATCAGGACCATACCTTTCCGACACCGAAAATCGAAGGCAGGGTCGATCCGTTCACACCACGCTGGGGTGGGGGTAACGCCGACTTCGACAGTGATGGCGACATCATCGACTACCAGACAGCGCTGATCGAATACGAGGACGGCGCGAACCTCTGCTTTCACACCAACATGTATGTACCAGACGAATTCCGGCGCTTTGCCGTCATGGGGACCAAGGGCATGGCGGAAGGAGACTTCATTCGGAATTACTACCGGGTGCATGACGCCCTGACATCCGCCTGCCTGATGGACAAGCCGCAGGTCGTTGATGCCAGCCGGCACGGCCACTATGGCGCCGATGAAGCCATGGCGCGTGACCTCGACCATTACTTCCGCAACGGCGGACATCTGCCGGTCAGCGTTCTGGATGCACTTGAGGCCGGTCTGACGGCGATCAAGCTGGACGAAGCGCGCCGGACGCGCAGCGTCATCGACCTTGCCGAAACCTGGCAGCAATTCGACAGCTACGGCGTGGCATAG
- a CDS encoding carbohydrate ABC transporter permease: MAHSPKKTDYFPYLLLVPASLVMLAIVAYPLFETFRLSFTNTSMSPNYEYVGLENYEKLMSRRFPEVIARTFYWMALSVALKMLIGTLGAVLLNAMVPGRTLFRVLVMPPWVIPIAIGVFIWGWMYNGQFGMISGMAQRLGILSGPFEFLAYKNSAFMSTIVTDVWIGVPMVTLYLLAAMQSISKDLYEAAWVDGASRLYRFRRITLPLIIPSIATMALLSAIATFNSFDIIWILTEGGPRGATTTMIIDTYKTAISRFKYGEGAARTVMIVVFLGSFMLVYFMLLSRLAKRSPHNAA, encoded by the coding sequence ATGGCGCACTCGCCAAAGAAGACCGACTATTTTCCTTATCTGCTTCTGGTGCCGGCGTCCCTCGTCATGCTGGCTATCGTCGCCTATCCGCTTTTTGAAACATTCCGGCTTTCCTTCACCAACACGAGCATGAGCCCGAACTACGAATACGTAGGGCTGGAAAACTACGAGAAGCTCATGTCGCGCCGCTTTCCGGAAGTGATTGCGCGCACCTTCTACTGGATGGCTCTCTCTGTAGCGCTGAAAATGCTGATCGGAACCCTGGGAGCCGTGCTTCTCAACGCGATGGTGCCGGGTCGCACCCTGTTTCGCGTGCTGGTCATGCCGCCGTGGGTGATCCCGATTGCCATTGGCGTCTTCATCTGGGGATGGATGTACAACGGTCAGTTCGGAATGATTTCCGGAATGGCCCAACGGCTCGGCATTCTGAGCGGGCCGTTCGAATTCCTCGCCTACAAGAACTCCGCCTTCATGTCGACCATCGTGACGGACGTGTGGATCGGTGTTCCAATGGTGACGCTTTATCTGCTGGCTGCCATGCAGTCCATTTCGAAGGACCTTTATGAAGCGGCCTGGGTGGACGGGGCCTCTCGGCTCTACAGGTTCCGCCGCATTACCTTGCCACTGATCATTCCCTCGATCGCGACGATGGCGCTTCTGTCGGCCATCGCGACCTTCAACTCCTTCGACATCATCTGGATCCTGACAGAAGGCGGTCCGCGCGGCGCAACCACCACGATGATCATCGACACCTACAAGACCGCGATCAGCCGCTTCAAATACGGCGAAGGCGCCGCCAGAACGGTGATGATCGTGGTGTTCTTGGGCTCGTTCATGCTGGTCTATTTCATGCTGCTGTCGCGCCTTGCCAAAAGGAGCCCGCACAATGCTGCATAA